GGTCTACTCTCTGCTCTACCTTCTGGGCTATGAAGACATGACCCTGGATGAGATCAAAAATTTCCGTCAGATGGGGTCCAAGACCCCGGGCCACCCGGAATTCGGTCACACAGCCGGTGTGGAAACCACAACGGGCCCACTCGGCCAGGGCATTTCAACAGCCGTTGGCATGGCGCTCGCTGAACGATTGCAGCAAGCCCGCTTCGGCTCTGATCTTGTCGATCACTACACCTATACCATCGCTTCAGACGGCGACCTTATGGAAGGCATCAGCCACGAAGCAATCTCCATTGCAGGGCACCTGGGTCTCTCGCGCCTGATCGTCCTCTACGATGACAATGACATCTCCATTGATGGGCCCCTCAGCCTGTCTGAATCAGGCGATGCATTGAAACGCTTCGAAGCTGCTGGCTGGGATGCCGTCCGCATTGACGGCCATGATGCAGACGCCATCGAAAAAGCCATTGCCGAAGCACAGAAAACAGACAAACCAAGCCTGATCGCTTGTAAGACGACGATTGGTTTTGGCTCACCCAACAAGGGCGGCAAGTCTTCGTCTCATGGTGCGGCTCTCGGCGCTGAAGAGATTGAACTCACCAGAAAAGAGCTCGGCTGGCCTCATGAACCGTTCGACATTCCATCCGACGTCCTGGACGCCTGGCGCGTCGCTGGTCTGAAGAGCTGCAAGCCGCGCAAGTCCTGGGAAGAACGCTACGAGGCGCTGGACGCAGAAACCCGTGCTGAATTCGACCGCCGTCTCGCGGGCGACCTGCCAGCAGGCTTCGAACAAGCCATCAATGACTTCAAGAAGCAGCTGAGTGCCGACAAGCCAGGCTGGGCGACCCGCAAAGCGTCAGAGGAAACACTGAACGTCATCAATGCCGTCGTGCCGGAAACCATTGGCGGATCCGCTGACCTGACCGGCTCAAACAACACCCGCTCCAAAGAACAGGTAGCAGTGACCGCTGACGATTTTAGCGGCAGTTTCATCCATTACGGCATCCGCGAACACGGCATGGCCGCCGCCATGAACGGCATGGCACTTCATGGGGGGCTGATTCCCTACTCAGGCACATTTCTGGTCTTCACAGATTATTGCCGCCCATCAATCCGGCTTTCAGCGCTGATGAACCAGCGGGTTGTCTATGTGATGACCCATGACAGCATCGGCCTTGGCGAAGATGGCCCGACACACCAGCCCGTTGAACATCTGGCAGCGCTCCGCGCCATGCCAAACCTAAACGTGTTCCGCCCGGCAGATGCGGTGGAAACAGCTGAATGCTGGCAGCTTTCGCTCGAAACAAAAGATACACCGAGCATTCTTGCGCTCACCCGTCAGGGTCTTCCACTCGTTCGCACGGAACACACCGATAAAAATCTCTGTGCTCGCGGTGCTTATGAGCTGAGCCCTGCCAAGGGCGACGCGAAAGTCACTTTGATTGCAACCGGGTCAGAAGTTGCCATAGCGATGGATGCACAGAAGCAACTTCAGACCGAGGGCATTGGCGCGCGCGTCGTTTCAGCGCCTTGCCTGGAGCTCTTCGAGCAGCAGTCAGCGGAGTACAAGAAGCAAACTCTCGGCGAAGGCACAGTACGCGTCGCCATTGAGGCCGCAATCCAGCAGGGTTGGGACCGATATATCGGGATGGATGGTGCCTTTGTCGGCATGACAGGGTTCGGCGCCAGTGCCCCCATCGACGATCTGTACAATCACTTTGAAATCACAGCAGAAGCGGCAGTGGCGGCCGCAAAAGAACGGCTCTAACCGTAAAACCGGATCAGAGCGGAGAGGCTAAGGAGAACTAGAACATGGCAACACGCGTAGCAATTAATGGGTTTGGTCGGATCGGCCGTTTGGTCCTTCGGGCCATTGCAGAATCTGGCCGCAAGGACCTTCAGGTCGTTGCAATCAACGATTTGGGCAGCGTGGACGACAATGCGCACCTTCTGAAATATGACAGTGTGCACGGCCCCTTCCCTGGCAAAGTCCGCACAACCAAGTCCTCCATGAATGTGGGTCAGGGCTCCATCAAGATCACAGCTGAGCGCGACCCATCGAAACTCCCTTGGGAAAAACTCGACGTTGATATCGCGCTGGAATGCACAGGTCTTTTTGCTTCTAAAGAAAAAGCTTCCGCGCACCTCGAAGCTGGCGCCAAGAAGGTTCTTGTTTCTGCGCCCGCAAGCAATGCAGACCTCACCGTCGTCTACGGCGTGAACGAGAAGAAGCTGCGCAAGAGCCACAAAGTGGTTTCCAACGCATCCTGCACCACCAACTGCCTGGCCCCTGTTGCTCAGGTTCTCGACAAGCTCTGCGGCATCAAGCAGGGCTATATGACAACAATCCACGCTTTCACAGGCGATCAGCGCACAGTGGATACACTGCACTCGGACCTGCGCCGTGCACGTGCTGCGTCCATGTCCATGATCCCCACATCAACGGGTGCTGCCAAAGCCGTTGGCCTGGTTCTGCCACAGCTGGCTGGTAAGCTTGACGGCACAGCGATCCGCGTTCCAACACCAAACGTCTCCATGATCGACCTCTGTTTCGATGCTGGCCGCGCGGTGACAGCGGAAGAAGTGAACAAGGCAATTGTGAAAGCAGCCGATGGCCCCCTGAAAGGCGTGCTCGGCTATGTTGATGAGCCTCTGGTCTCCATCGACTTCAACCACAATAAAAACTCGTCCACATTCGACCTGACACAGACACAGGTCATGGGAAGCCGCTTCGTGCGCGTTCTGTCTTGGTACGACAATGAATGGGGTTTTGCGAACCGCATGGGTGACACAGCCGTTGCCATGGGCAAACTGCTCTAATCATCCCAACGTTATGCAGCGCCCCCGAATGTAAGTTCGGGGGCGTTGTCGTTTATACGCCGCCAACGCGGCAAACATATTTTCGGAAAGAAGACAGATGGCAAACCACAAGACGCTTGACGATCTATTCGGACAAGGCCCCCTCACAGGCAAACATGTGCTTGTCCGCGCAGACTTGAATGTTCCCGTCAATGAGGCAGGTGACGTAAGCGATGCCACCCGTCTTGAGCGTCTTCTGCCCACTCTGAAAGACTTAAGCGCCAAGGGCGCCAAGGTCGGCATTCTCTCCCACTTCGGACGCCCCAAAGGTGAGCGCAAGCCGGAGATGAGCCTGAAGCCCATCGCAGCTGCTCTTGGCGATCTTCTGGGGGCCCCCGTCACCTTTGCTGAAGACTGTATCGGCCTCGCCGCAGGCGACGCCCTTTCCGCTCTCAGCGACGGCGGGATTGTGGTCCTGGAAAACACCCGCTTCCACGTTGGTGAAGAAAAGAACGACAAGGAATTTGCCGAGGCGCTCGCCGCCAATGCAGAGATTTATGTGAACGATGCTTTCTCCACCGCCCACCGCGCCCACGGGTCAACAGAGGGCATTGCCCATCTGCTCCCAGCCTATGCAGGCCGCGCAATGGAACAAGAGCTCGATGCTCTGGGTAAAGCTCTCGGAGAGCCCGAACGCCCTGTCGTAGCCATTGTGGGTGGTGCCAAAATCTCCACCAAACTTGATCTCCTTGGTAATCTGGTCGCAAAAGTCGACGCCCTGGTGATCGGCGGCGGCATGGCCAATACCTTCCTCGCCGCCAAAGGCGTGAATGTGGGAAAATCGCTTTGTGAGCATGATTTGGCTGACACAGCCCGCGAAATTATGGGGAAAGCTGAGACTGCAGGATGCATCATCATCCTGCCAACCGATGCTGTTGTTGCTGGGGAGTTCAAGGCGCATGCAGCCTCCAAGACAGTGCCGATTAATGCAGTGCCCGAAGATCAAATGATCCTCGACGTCGGCACCGACACCCTGGCAACCCTCGCTGGCCATTTTGAAACCGCCAAGACCGTGGTTTGGAATGGACCGCTGGGCGCGTTTGAAGTCGAGCCATTCAATGTGGGAACAGATACAGCTGCCCGCCACGTGGCCATGCTCACCAAAATGGGGACGATGGTTTCTGTTGCAGGTGGCGGCGATACCGTCGCAGCACTGAATAGCGCGGGCGCTGCCGACGACTTCTCCTATGTCTCAACAGCCGGTGGTGCCTTCCTTGAATGGCTCGAAGGAAAGACCCTCCCCGGTGTCGCAGCCCTCGAAAACGGGTGACACGGGGCCTCTGGTCGCGATAAACCGGCTCTATGACCGAGCAAACACCACCTGACTGTCGCCTCTATCTCATCACGCCACCGCGTCTTGAGCCGGAAGGTTTTGCCGAAACGCTGAAAGCGGCCTTGGGTGCAGGCGATGTCGCTTGCGTGCAGCTCCGCCTGAAGCAGGAAGACGGCGAGACCACCGCGGAGGCGGAAACCATCCGGCGTGCCACAGAGATCCTCCTGCCCATCACTCAAGCCGCCGGTGCCGCCTTTCTGATCAATGACCGCGCGGACCTCGCAGCGGAACTCGGCGCGGACGGTGTTCATGTCGGTCAAAACGACACGCCTTATGAGGAAGCCCGAAAACTCGTCGGGCCGGACCACATTGTCGGTGTCACCTGCCACGCCACGCGCCATCTGGCCATGGTTGCAGGCGAAGCAGGCGCGGATTACGTGGCCTTTGGCGCCTTTCATAAAACCGACACAAAGGCGGCTATAAGTAAGGCCGAACCTGAGATCCTGACTTGGTGGTCGTCACTGTTTGAAGTTCCTTGCGTCGCCATTGGCGGGATTACAATTGAGAACGCTGCACCACTGGTGACAGCAGGCGCTGATTTTCTGGCGATTTCTGCTGGAGTTTGGAGCCATTCCCACGGACCTGCGGCAGCCGTGGCGGAGTTCAACCGCATCATAAGCGAGGCTGAACAGTCTCGATCTGCCTAACGCTGGATTGACTATAGAGAAAGTAAGCCCATGCCTTGCCTTACCATGCCTCGCTTGACCGTTTCTTCCCTTCTGCTGAGCGTGAGCCTGGCCTTCCTTCCCATTGCCCCCGCAAACGCGCAAACCTTTGAGGAAGCCGCAAAGGCCTATCAGGCTGGTGACTACGTAAACGCCCTCGCGGGCTTGAGAGAAATTGCCCTTGGGGGCAATCCAGATGCTCAATTGCTGCTCGGCACCATGCTCTTTAACGGTGAAGGTGTTGAGGCTGACTATGTCGAAGGCCTTCGCTGGTTCAAGTCTGCAGCAGATGCAGGCAACCCAACTGCCGCTTTTGCCCTTGCCTCCGCCTACCGCACGGGGGCTGGTACCGCGCGGAACGATGCGGAAGCCCGGCGCTATTTTGAGCGAGCAAGCTCAGGCGGTCTTATTCCCGCCAAATTCGAACTCGCTAACATGCTCGCTGCCGGTGAGGGTGGAAGCGCCAACTCAGACCGCGCCGTCCAGCTTTTTCGGGAAGCGGCAGACGCGGGCCATCCAGGCGCGCTCTATTCAATGGGCGCCATCTACGCCGCTGGTGAACTCAAACCGCAGGATATGAGCCGCGCAGCCAGCTACTTCCGCAAAGCTGCTGAAAAAGGCCAGGCCGACGCTGCCTACAATTTGGGTCTGATGCTGGTCGAGGGCACGGGTGTTGAAAAACACCCAGCTGGCGCTGTCGAATTCTTCCAGTTCGCAGCAGCCGAAGGGTTAGCAGAAGCACAGACTGCGCTTGCGTTCCTCTATGCAAACGGGACAGGCGTTGAGAAAAGTGAAGAAAAAGCGGCCACCTGGTTCAACGAAGCCGCATTACGCGGAGATACGCTGGCTCAGACACGCCTTGCCCGCATGTACTTCCTCGGTAAAGGCGTCGAGAAGGACCTCATGGCTTCCTATACCTGGCTCAGCATTGCGCGCGCGGGAGGTCAGGATGACCCGGAGCTCGCAGCCCTGCTCGAACCTGAAATGACCCCTGAACTACTCGCCCAAGCAGAAGAAGCCCTAAAAGACTGGGAAGCCGCAACCCGGCCTCAATAGGCTCTCAGAACGACACTGAACACGGGTTTTGGGTGAGGTTTGAGCAGGATTTCGCTCTAATCCGCGATTCCGGTTGGAACCAACCCCGCTCAAGTGCTATCCAAGCGCCGACAGGGCGGCTTTGCGCCTTGACCTTTGTTTTCAGCCAGCTTTGACCTAGTCGCTCGAACCTGGCCCTTCCGGATGTAAGCGCATGAAGATCAACGGCAACGAAATTCGCATTGGCAATGTCATCGAGCACAAAGGCGGGCTTTGGGTTGCAGTAAAAACGCAGCACGTGAAGCCTGGTAAAGGCGGTGCGTTTGCCCAGGTTGAGTTGAAGAACCTGATCGACAACTCAAAGCTGAACGAACGCTTCCGGTCAGCCGAAACAGTTGAGAAGATCCGGCTGGAACAAAAAGACTATCAATATCTCTACGAAGTCGACGGCATGCTGACTTTCATGGACACCACGACCTATGAGCAAATCGAACTGCAAACCGACTTTGTTGGGGAGCGCGCGGCCTTCCTGCAGGACGGCATGGAAGTGACCGTCGAGAGCCATGAAGGCAGACCTCTGGGCATCAGCCTACCCGATCACGTGACCCTCGAAATCACAGACACAGAGCCTGTCGTTAAAGGACAGACAGCCACATCATCATACAAACCTGCAATGATGGAAAACGGTGTCCGCGTCATGGTGCCGCCCTTCGTCAACACCGGTGACAAAATTGTTGTCGACACCAATGAAGTCACTTATGTGAAGCGCGCTGAATAGCCGGCCTCCACTGACAAACATTTTCCACCATTTAGTATGACACGAAGGCACATCGCATGAGCAGCCGCCACTCCCCTACCCTCACCGTCATGGTGCAGGCTGCCCGCAAGGCCGCCCGGACCCTGTCTCGTGATTTTGGAGAGGTTGAGAACCTTCAGGTTTCCGTCAAAGGCCCCGGCGATTTTGTCTCCGCCGCTGATCTTCGCGCAGAAGAAACCTTGCGCGAAGAACTGACCCGCGCCCGGCCGGGATATGGTTTTCTGTTGGAAGAAAGCGGCACCATTGAAGGGACAGACAAGAGCCACCGCTGGATCATTGATCCGCTGGACGGCACCACGAACTTCCTCCATGGCATTCCGCTCTTCGCCATCAACATCGCCCTGGAACGAGAGGGCGAGATCATTGCCGGTCTCACTTATAATCCGATTTCCGATGAGCTTTTCTGGGCAGAAAAGGGCAAAGGCGCGTTCGTCAATGACAAGCGCCTGCGTGTGGCGGCGCGCCGGGACTTGTCCCAAGCAGTTGTCTGCACGGGCATTCCCCATATCGGTGGGAAGTCTCACGCCGTTTTCTCGCAGGAGCTAGCGACAATCATGCCGCAGGTTGCTGGTGTCCGGCGCACAGGATCTTGCGCCATCGATATGGCTTTTGTCGCCGCAGGACGTTTCGATGCCTATTGGGAACGAGGCCTGAACGCCTGGGACCTGGCCGCAGGTATTATTCTCGTCCGCGAAGCTGGTGGCACCATCACCGATCTCAATAACAAGTCAGACGTTCTGGGCAATGGCAGTGTTCTGGCGACAAACGAAGCCCTCCACCGGCCTTTGATGAGCATCATTAAGAAAGCAGGAAGTGCCTGACGGGTGCCCGCCCCAATTTTGCCCCCTTCATGCTCAACCTTGGCTCCCTTAACCTTGCCCCCTTAACCTTGGCTTGGGAAATTATCTGTCTGAGACTGGCAGCACCTGCAAGAGCCAGCAATAATGTCTGCTGAGTCGGAATTGGTGCTGACAAGCGAAATCAGCGAGCCCGGAGAGTAAGGACCGTCAAGAAATGCGCACCGCAGGCCCAACCACCCTCATTGTTCCAGCTCTTTTCGTTGCGCTGACGACTGTGTCTGCTCATGCAGATGTGGAAGTCGATTTGACAGCCATTGGTGGCCGCACAGAGGCTGACGCACGCATCGCTCCAGGAAAGCAGCCGGTACAGCTTCGCTATCCGGGCCAAACACCGCCAACGCGCATATTGCTCACACCGCCAGCGTCTGTTCGGCAGTCACAGGAACTACCAAAAGTTCTAGGTCCTGTCGACGCAACAGCAGTTGAGGTGCAACCAACAGCGGCCACGCCAGCGACACCGGTCCTCTCACCTGTCCCGACACCAATCACAAGAACCGCCGCGCCGGCACCTCAAAGTATCAAACCCCGTCCCGTGACGCCCGTTGAGCAGACGATGCAAGCACCCGTCGCGTCATCAAACACTTTGGCACCTTTGCCGTCACCTGCCTCGACGGTACAGAGCACGGTACCCAATCCCCCGGTTTCGGCACCAAAATCAACGCCAGCCCAGACAATCCAAGTGCCGCCTGTCCAAGAGCCGCCCGTCCAGATTGCCAGCCTGCCTGCGCCTCAATCAGCAAGCCACCGTCTGCGCTTTGAAGGAAACACACCCGATATTCTGGGCGCTGCCCGTGACGAGTTGGAGATGGTGGCGGTAGAACTGATGCGCCACGATGATCGGATCGAGATCCAGGCCTTTGCTGGCGCGGCGGGAGATGTGAGCTCCGATGCCCGGCGCCTCTCCCTAAAGCGGGCACTCAATGTGCGGAAATTCCTCGTCGAGCGAGGCGTTTTACAAAGTCGGATTGATGTGCGCGCACTTGGTGGCACACGTGACAGCGGGCCGACTGACCGGGTCGATATTCTTTTGAGCAGCCGATAACCACAAGCAATCCGAGGGGGAGAGAATATGGACAGTCAGGACGGCGTAACCCTTTCGCGACCCCGCCCTTATCTCACCCGGATGTTGCTCTTTTTAACCCTAGTGGGATTTCTCGGTCTTATTCTGCTACCGCAATTCTCCGAAGCCTTTATGGCCAACCCTGGGCTCAACGGCTTAATCGTCGGCGTGCTTATCATCGGCACCCTCTATGCGTTCCGCCAGATCATGGTTCTCGGTCCTGAAATTCGCTGGGTGAATTCGTTCCGACGGTCTGACCCTGGCCTCGCCTTGCCGAAGCCACCCAAACTTTTGGCGCCCATGGCCACCATGTTCGGCAACCGCACAACCCATGTGGTGCTGAGTGCTCTGTCCATGCGCTCCTTGCTCGACAGCCTTGCCTCGCGACTGGAAGAACAGCGCGAAATTTCCCGCTACATGATTGGGCTTCTGATCTTTTTAGGCCTTCTCGGGACCTTCTGGGGCCTGCTTGCCACGGTCTCCTCCATCGCGGGCACACTCGATAGCCTTGACGTCGATGCGACCGACAGCCTGACGGTCTTCAGCACCCTCAGGGAGGGCCTGCAGGAGCCGCTTCGAGGCATGGGCACGGCCTTCTCGTCCTCCCTGTTCGGCCTCGCAGGCTCCCTGATTCTGGGCTTTCTCGACCTCCAGGCAGGACAGGCACAAAACCGCTTCTACAATGAACTGGAAGAGTGGCTCTCCACCGTGACCGACATTGTCGGCACCAATGGGGACACCGCCCCCACAGCTGATCCCAGCCAGACATTGATGGCGCTGGCCAATCAGATCGCTGCTCTTACAGAGCAGATGCGCGCGGAGCAACACCTGGTCAACGGCCTTGCCCGCAATCAGGAAGCCATGCAGCCTATCCTTGAGCGGTTGACCCGCGTGTTGGAGCAAGAGGGCCGCTAACCCCCGGTAGATATCATGGCCATTTCCCACCGCATCAGAAGCCGAGCACCCAGCGCAGACTATTGGCCGGGCTTTGTGGACGCCATGGCAACGCTGTTGCTGGTGCTGGTCTTTCTGCTCTCCATTTTCATGCTGACCCAATTCTTCCTGGCACAGTCAATCACAGGCAAAGACAGCGCACTTGATCGTTTGCGGTCCCAGGTGTCCGAGCTGGCCGATCTGCTGGCGCTCGCCCAGCTTGAGAATGCTGACCTGCAATCGACCGTCGCCTCCCTTTCCAGCGCACTCGCTAGCGCTGAGGATGAACAATCACGTCTCGCCGGCCTGCTCGCGGATGGTGCTGGAGCCGGAGAGCGTGAAGCGGTTCTCCTCTCCGAACTGGATGAAGAACGACAAATCAGTGCGCAAGCCCTCGCCCAGGTGGAGTTGGTCAACCAACAGCTCGCGGCACTCCGTCGACAGCTGGCCGCATTGGAACAAGCACTCGAAGCCGCCGAAGCAAAGGACAGAGAGTCTGACGCACAGATTGCAGATCTTGGCCGCCGCCTCAATTCAGCACTCGCCCAAAAAGTTCAAGAGCTCGCCCGCTATCGCTCCGACTTCTTTGCCCGCCTGAAAGAAGCACTGGGCAATCGCGACGACATTGAAGTCGTTGGCGATCGTTTTGTCCTTCAGTCAGAAATCCTCTTTGCCTCAGGCTCAGCTGACATCA
The DNA window shown above is from Parvibaculaceae bacterium PLY_AMNH_Bact1 and carries:
- the efp gene encoding elongation factor P (Derived by automated computational analysis using gene prediction method: Protein Homology. GO_component: GO:0005737 - cytoplasm [Evidence IEA]; GO_function: GO:0003746 - translation elongation factor activity [Evidence IEA]; GO_process: GO:0006414 - translational elongation [Evidence IEA]), with the translated sequence MKINGNEIRIGNVIEHKGGLWVAVKTQHVKPGKGGAFAQVELKNLIDNSKLNERFRSAETVEKIRLEQKDYQYLYEVDGMLTFMDTTTYEQIELQTDFVGERAAFLQDGMEVTVESHEGRPLGISLPDHVTLEITDTEPVVKGQTATSSYKPAMMENGVRVMVPPFVNTGDKIVVDTNEVTYVKRAE
- a CDS encoding phosphoglycerate kinase (Derived by automated computational analysis using gene prediction method: Protein Homology.), whose amino-acid sequence is MANHKTLDDLFGQGPLTGKHVLVRADLNVPVNEAGDVSDATRLERLLPTLKDLSAKGAKVGILSHFGRPKGERKPEMSLKPIAAALGDLLGAPVTFAEDCIGLAAGDALSALSDGGIVVLENTRFHVGEEKNDKEFAEALAANAEIYVNDAFSTAHRAHGSTEGIAHLLPAYAGRAMEQELDALGKALGEPERPVVAIVGGAKISTKLDLLGNLVAKVDALVIGGGMANTFLAAKGVNVGKSLCEHDLADTAREIMGKAETAGCIIILPTDAVVAGEFKAHAASKTVPINAVPEDQMILDVGTDTLATLAGHFETAKTVVWNGPLGAFEVEPFNVGTDTAARHVAMLTKMGTMVSVAGGGDTVAALNSAGAADDFSYVSTAGGAFLEWLEGKTLPGVAALENG
- a CDS encoding OmpA family protein (Derived by automated computational analysis using gene prediction method: Protein Homology.) — its product is MRTAGPTTLIVPALFVALTTVSAHADVEVDLTAIGGRTEADARIAPGKQPVQLRYPGQTPPTRILLTPPASVRQSQELPKVLGPVDATAVEVQPTAATPATPVLSPVPTPITRTAAPAPQSIKPRPVTPVEQTMQAPVASSNTLAPLPSPASTVQSTVPNPPVSAPKSTPAQTIQVPPVQEPPVQIASLPAPQSASHRLRFEGNTPDILGAARDELEMVAVELMRHDDRIEIQAFAGAAGDVSSDARRLSLKRALNVRKFLVERGVLQSRIDVRALGGTRDSGPTDRVDILLSSR
- a CDS encoding peptidoglycan -binding protein (Derived by automated computational analysis using gene prediction method: Protein Homology.), whose translation is MAISHRIRSRAPSADYWPGFVDAMATLLLVLVFLLSIFMLTQFFLAQSITGKDSALDRLRSQVSELADLLALAQLENADLQSTVASLSSALASAEDEQSRLAGLLADGAGAGEREAVLLSELDEERQISAQALAQVELVNQQLAALRRQLAALEQALEAAEAKDRESDAQIADLGRRLNSALAQKVQELARYRSDFFARLKEALGNRDDIEVVGDRFVLQSEILFASGSADISPAGQRELRKIAVAIREITAEIPGDINWILRVDGHTDATPIQTSEFPSNWHLANARALSVVQYLIDGGVSERRLSSAGFAEFHPLAEGSGEATNRRNRRIEFKLTER
- the thiE gene encoding thiamine phosphate synthase (Derived by automated computational analysis using gene prediction method: Protein Homology. GO_function: GO:0004789 - thiamine-phosphate diphosphorylase activity [Evidence IEA]; GO_process: GO:0009228 - thiamine biosynthetic process [Evidence IEA]), with product MTEQTPPDCRLYLITPPRLEPEGFAETLKAALGAGDVACVQLRLKQEDGETTAEAETIRRATEILLPITQAAGAAFLINDRADLAAELGADGVHVGQNDTPYEEARKLVGPDHIVGVTCHATRHLAMVAGEAGADYVAFGAFHKTDTKAAISKAEPEILTWWSSLFEVPCVAIGGITIENAAPLVTAGADFLAISAGVWSHSHGPAAAVAEFNRIISEAEQSRSA
- a CDS encoding tetratricopeptide repeat protein (Derived by automated computational analysis using gene prediction method: Protein Homology.) — protein: MTVSSLLLSVSLAFLPIAPANAQTFEEAAKAYQAGDYVNALAGLREIALGGNPDAQLLLGTMLFNGEGVEADYVEGLRWFKSAADAGNPTAAFALASAYRTGAGTARNDAEARRYFERASSGGLIPAKFELANMLAAGEGGSANSDRAVQLFREAADAGHPGALYSMGAIYAAGELKPQDMSRAASYFRKAAEKGQADAAYNLGLMLVEGTGVEKHPAGAVEFFQFAAAEGLAEAQTALAFLYANGTGVEKSEEKAATWFNEAALRGDTLAQTRLARMYFLGKGVEKDLMASYTWLSIARAGGQDDPELAALLEPEMTPELLAQAEEALKDWEAATRPQ
- the gap gene encoding type I glyceraldehyde-3-phosphate dehydrogenase (Derived by automated computational analysis using gene prediction method: Protein Homology. GO_process: GO:0006094 - gluconeogenesis [Evidence IEA]; GO_process: GO:0006096 - glycolytic process [Evidence IEA]; GO_process: GO:0019682 - glyceraldehyde-3-phosphate metabolic process [Evidence IEA]), with the translated sequence MATRVAINGFGRIGRLVLRAIAESGRKDLQVVAINDLGSVDDNAHLLKYDSVHGPFPGKVRTTKSSMNVGQGSIKITAERDPSKLPWEKLDVDIALECTGLFASKEKASAHLEAGAKKVLVSAPASNADLTVVYGVNEKKLRKSHKVVSNASCTTNCLAPVAQVLDKLCGIKQGYMTTIHAFTGDQRTVDTLHSDLRRARAASMSMIPTSTGAAKAVGLVLPQLAGKLDGTAIRVPTPNVSMIDLCFDAGRAVTAEEVNKAIVKAADGPLKGVLGYVDEPLVSIDFNHNKNSSTFDLTQTQVMGSRFVRVLSWYDNEWGFANRMGDTAVAMGKLL
- a CDS encoding flagellar motor protein MotA (Derived by automated computational analysis using gene prediction method: Protein Homology.), coding for MDSQDGVTLSRPRPYLTRMLLFLTLVGFLGLILLPQFSEAFMANPGLNGLIVGVLIIGTLYAFRQIMVLGPEIRWVNSFRRSDPGLALPKPPKLLAPMATMFGNRTTHVVLSALSMRSLLDSLASRLEEQREISRYMIGLLIFLGLLGTFWGLLATVSSIAGTLDSLDVDATDSLTVFSTLREGLQEPLRGMGTAFSSSLFGLAGSLILGFLDLQAGQAQNRFYNELEEWLSTVTDIVGTNGDTAPTADPSQTLMALANQIAALTEQMRAEQHLVNGLARNQEAMQPILERLTRVLEQEGR
- a CDS encoding inositol monophosphatase family protein (Derived by automated computational analysis using gene prediction method: Protein Homology.), which gives rise to MSSRHSPTLTVMVQAARKAARTLSRDFGEVENLQVSVKGPGDFVSAADLRAEETLREELTRARPGYGFLLEESGTIEGTDKSHRWIIDPLDGTTNFLHGIPLFAINIALEREGEIIAGLTYNPISDELFWAEKGKGAFVNDKRLRVAARRDLSQAVVCTGIPHIGGKSHAVFSQELATIMPQVAGVRRTGSCAIDMAFVAAGRFDAYWERGLNAWDLAAGIILVREAGGTITDLNNKSDVLGNGSVLATNEALHRPLMSIIKKAGSA
- the tkt gene encoding transketolase (Derived by automated computational analysis using gene prediction method: Protein Homology. GO_component: GO:0005737 - cytoplasm [Evidence IEA]; GO_function: GO:0004802 - transketolase activity [Evidence IEA]; GO_process: GO:0006098 - pentose-phosphate shunt [Evidence IEA]), producing MMANAIRALSMDAVEKAKSGHPGMPMGAADMATVLFTKFMKFDPRQPNWPDRDRFVLSAGHGSMLVYSLLYLLGYEDMTLDEIKNFRQMGSKTPGHPEFGHTAGVETTTGPLGQGISTAVGMALAERLQQARFGSDLVDHYTYTIASDGDLMEGISHEAISIAGHLGLSRLIVLYDDNDISIDGPLSLSESGDALKRFEAAGWDAVRIDGHDADAIEKAIAEAQKTDKPSLIACKTTIGFGSPNKGGKSSSHGAALGAEEIELTRKELGWPHEPFDIPSDVLDAWRVAGLKSCKPRKSWEERYEALDAETRAEFDRRLAGDLPAGFEQAINDFKKQLSADKPGWATRKASEETLNVINAVVPETIGGSADLTGSNNTRSKEQVAVTADDFSGSFIHYGIREHGMAAAMNGMALHGGLIPYSGTFLVFTDYCRPSIRLSALMNQRVVYVMTHDSIGLGEDGPTHQPVEHLAALRAMPNLNVFRPADAVETAECWQLSLETKDTPSILALTRQGLPLVRTEHTDKNLCARGAYELSPAKGDAKVTLIATGSEVAIAMDAQKQLQTEGIGARVVSAPCLELFEQQSAEYKKQTLGEGTVRVAIEAAIQQGWDRYIGMDGAFVGMTGFGASAPIDDLYNHFEITAEAAVAAAKERL